Proteins encoded together in one Psilocybe cubensis strain MGC-MH-2018 chromosome 8, whole genome shotgun sequence window:
- a CDS encoding Laccase-4 gives MLFFTLVLLFSTYLPDSLFRAVSATDVNIVFDIDNSVVAPDGFSRAGVIVNGIFPGSLIQANKDDVLHIAVNDMLTDPLMRRSLSIHWHGLFQMRTASEDGPAMVNQCPVAPNHSYTYDIPLNGQAGTFWYHSHLSSQYVDGLRGPLVIYDPEDPHLSLYDVDDASTVITLADWYHNPAPGMEEIFLQGNDEPIPDSGLINGVGRYNGGPQVVRARINVIAGKRYRFRVINISAYAAFTFSIEGHDLTIIEVDGISHVPHTVGGFDIYVAQRYSVVLNANKPVANYWIRAPMTLQHSSDNENLDTRNVFAVLHYIGAPDAEPTTQADQGAQNLLQEYQLAALINPGAPGGSAPADRSIDLDFSMEVKNGRLMWEINGISYLPPDLPTMLNIIANGFSSPNNFTTTEHTFVIDRNEVIELVIHGSPNVHSSGYLDSFAQRNLMKILSLHGHAFDVVQSMQGPANYVNPPRRDVVGVGGSTVIIRFQSDNPGPWFFHCRKILLKGKLIVTHRKPTTHIILDIDWHLEAGLAVVFAERPNDQRVGPQSEIIKQTWLDLCPIYKALPADQQ, from the exons ATGCTTTTCTTCACCTTGGTTCTCTTATTCTCAACATATCTACCTGACTCTTTGTTCCGTGCAGTCAGTGCAACGGATGTCAATATTGTATTCGACATCGACAACTCCGTCGTGGCGCCCGACGGGTTCTCTCGTGCGGGAGTCATCGTCAACGGCATATTTCCTGGATCGCTAATTCAGGCAAACAAGGACGACGTGCTGCATATCGCAGTCAACGATATGCTGACGGATCCTTTaatgag ACGCAGCCTCTCCATTCACTGGCACGGACTG TTTCAAATGAGGACTGCCTCTGAAGATGGAC CGGCTATGGTCAATCAATGCCCAGTTGCACCCAATCATTCCTACACGTACGACA TACCGCTCAACGGGCAAGCTGGGACATTCTG GTACCACAG CCATCTTTCATCTCAATACGTTGACGGATTGCGAGG ACCACTAGTTATCTACG ACCCTGAGGACCCCCACCTATCTCTCTATGACGTAGACGATGCATCAACCGTAATCACGCTGGCAGATTGGTACCACAAT CCCGCGCCGGGAATGGAAGAGATCTTTCTTCAAGGAAACGACGAGCCT ATCCCAGATTCTGGGCTTATCAACGGTGTTGGTAGGTATAATGGAGGACCTCAGGTAGTCCGCGCCCGTATCAATGTGATTGCCGGGAAACGATACCGCTTCAGGGTAATCAACATCTCCGCATACGCCGCATTCACATTCTCAATTGAAGGGCATGACTTGACTATCATTGAA GTCGATGGGATTAGCCACGTACCGCACACCGTCGGTGGATTCGATATCTACGTCGCCCAGCGCTACTCTGTcgtgctcaatgcaaataAACCCGTCGCGAACTACTGGATCCGCGCACCTATGACGCTCCAACACTCGAGCGACAACGAGAACT TGGACACGCGCAATGTTTTTGCGGTGCTTCATTACATTGGCGCGCCGGATGCAGAGCCCACCACGCAGGCGGATCAAGGAGCGCAAAATCTTCTACAGGAATATCAGCTGGCGGCTCTAATTAACCCCGGAGCACCTGGGGGGAGTGCGCCTGCAGATCGCTCTATTGACTTAGATTTTAGTATGGAGGTTAAGAACGGAAGATTAATG TGGGAGATAAACGGTATCTCATACCTTCCTCCTGATCTTCCGACTATGCTCAACATCATCGCCAATGGCTTTTCTTCTCCGAATAACTTCACAACCACGGAGCACACCTTCGTAATCGATAGGAATGAAGTCATCGAGCTTGTTATTCACGGCTCGCCAAATG TCCATTCCAGTGGGTATCTGGATAGCTTCGCACAACGTAATCTGATGAAAATTCTCAGCCTACACGGTCATGCATTTGATGTCGTTCAATCGATGCAGGGACCCGCCAACTATGTCAACCCTCCTCGAAGGGATGTCGTGGGTGTTGGAG GCTCCACAGTGATCATTCGATTCCAATCAGACAACCCTGGGCCCTG GTTCTTCCATTGCCGTAAGATTCTACTCAAAGGAAAATTGATTGTAACTCACCGTAAACCGACAACACATATCATTCTAGATATCG ACTGGCATCTGGAAGCCGGACTAGCTGTTGTTTTTGCGGAGAGGCCTAACGATCAGAGAGTCGGTCCACAGTCCGAGATAATCAAGCAAACGTGGCTCGACCTCTGCCCAATCTATAAAGCGCTTCCAGCTGATCAACAATGA